One segment of Mycolicibacterium baixiangningiae DNA contains the following:
- a CDS encoding MlaE family ABC transporter permease — protein sequence MSFDATVRLRRAFRWAPRAVDTIGEQALFYGETIRYVPNALTRYRKETIRLIAEMTMGAGALVMIGGTVGVAAFLTLASGGVIAVQGYSSLGNIGIEALTGFLSAFLNVRIVAPVIAGIALAATIGAGTTAQLGAMRVAEEIDAVESMAVHSVSYLVSTRLMAGLIAIVPLYSLSVLAAFFAARFTTVYINGQSSGLYDHYFNTFLVPTDLLWSFLQAIVMSIAVMLVHTYYGYNASGGPVGVGIAVGQAVRTSLIVVVTITLFISLAVYGASGNFNLSG from the coding sequence ATGAGTTTCGACGCCACCGTCCGACTGCGCCGCGCCTTCCGGTGGGCTCCCAGAGCCGTGGACACCATCGGCGAGCAGGCGCTGTTCTACGGCGAGACCATTCGCTACGTCCCCAACGCGCTGACCCGCTACCGCAAGGAGACCATCCGGCTCATCGCCGAGATGACCATGGGTGCGGGCGCGCTGGTGATGATCGGTGGGACGGTCGGCGTCGCGGCGTTCCTCACGCTGGCCTCCGGCGGCGTCATCGCGGTCCAGGGCTACTCGTCGCTGGGCAATATCGGTATCGAAGCGCTGACCGGGTTCCTGTCGGCCTTCCTCAACGTACGCATCGTCGCACCGGTGATCGCGGGTATCGCGCTGGCAGCCACCATCGGCGCGGGCACCACGGCGCAGCTGGGCGCCATGCGCGTCGCCGAGGAGATCGACGCCGTCGAATCGATGGCCGTGCACTCGGTGTCGTATCTGGTCTCGACGCGTCTGATGGCCGGGCTGATCGCGATCGTGCCGCTGTACTCACTGTCCGTGCTCGCGGCGTTCTTCGCGGCCCGATTCACCACGGTCTACATCAACGGGCAGTCCTCAGGCCTCTATGACCACTACTTCAACACCTTCCTGGTGCCTACCGACCTGCTGTGGTCGTTCCTCCAGGCCATCGTCATGTCGATCGCGGTGATGCTGGTGCACACCTACTACGGCTACAACGCCTCCGGCGGTCCGGTCGGTGTCGGCATCGCGGTAGGCCAAGCCGTACGGACGTCGCTGATCGTGGTCGTCACCATCACCCTGTTCATCTCGCTCGCCGTCTATGGCGCGTCCGGCAACTTCAACCTGTCAGGATAA
- a CDS encoding MCE family protein, with the protein MKREGNLVNVGIFTVAMLLVAAMLVVVFGEFRFASGNSFHANFTEASRLKAGQDVRIAGVPVGAVKSIKLNEDNTVDVEFDVNDKYQLYTSTRAVVRYENLVGDRYLEITSGPGELRKLPAGATIPKQNTQPALDLDALLGGLRPVLKGLDGAKVNELSTAVIELLQGQGGALSNLLATTGSFSQNLAARDQLIGDVITNLNTVLGTLDEKGAQFDASVDQLQQLITGLAQGRDPIAGAIQPLATAENDLTEMLQTSRRPLQGILENARPLAQRLDDRKADVNKVIEPLAENYLRLNALGAYGSFFNIFYCSTRLKINGPAGSDILIPFGGPPDPSKGRCAENE; encoded by the coding sequence ATGAAGCGCGAAGGGAACCTGGTCAACGTCGGCATCTTCACGGTGGCGATGCTGCTGGTCGCCGCCATGCTCGTGGTGGTGTTCGGTGAGTTCCGGTTCGCCTCCGGCAACTCGTTCCACGCCAATTTCACCGAGGCCTCGCGGCTGAAGGCCGGCCAGGACGTGCGGATCGCGGGCGTCCCGGTCGGCGCGGTGAAGAGCATCAAGCTCAACGAGGACAACACCGTCGACGTCGAGTTCGACGTCAACGACAAGTATCAGCTGTACACCTCGACACGGGCAGTGGTGCGCTACGAGAACCTCGTCGGCGACCGTTATCTCGAAATCACCAGCGGGCCGGGCGAACTGCGCAAGCTACCCGCCGGCGCGACCATCCCCAAGCAGAACACGCAACCGGCGCTCGACCTCGACGCGCTGCTCGGCGGGCTGCGTCCGGTGCTCAAGGGTCTCGACGGCGCGAAGGTCAACGAGTTGAGCACCGCCGTCATCGAACTGTTGCAGGGGCAGGGTGGCGCGCTGTCGAACCTGTTGGCCACCACCGGATCGTTCAGCCAGAACCTCGCCGCGCGGGACCAGTTGATCGGCGATGTGATCACTAACCTCAACACCGTGCTGGGCACGCTCGACGAGAAGGGCGCGCAGTTCGACGCGAGCGTCGACCAGCTTCAGCAGCTGATCACCGGGCTGGCCCAGGGACGCGACCCGATCGCCGGTGCGATCCAACCGCTCGCGACGGCGGAGAACGATCTGACCGAGATGCTGCAGACGTCGCGCCGGCCGCTTCAGGGCATCCTCGAGAACGCCCGTCCGCTGGCGCAGCGACTGGACGACCGCAAGGCCGACGTCAACAAGGTGATCGAGCCGCTGGCCGAGAATTACCTGCGGCTCAACGCCCTGGGCGCCTACGGTTCGTTCTTCAACATCTTCTACTGCTCGACCCGACTGAAGATCAACGGGCCCGCCGGTAGCGACATCCTGATTCCGTTCGGCGGCCCGCCGGATCCGTCCAAGGGGAGGTGCGCCGAGAATGAGTAG
- a CDS encoding MlaE family ABC transporter permease — translation MIEQLAAPARAVGGFFEMSIDTFVKIFRRPFQFREFLDQTWMIARVSLIPTLLVAIPFTVLVAFTLNILLREIGAADLSGAGTAFGTVTQLGPVVTVLVVAGAGATAICADLGARTIREEIDAMRVLGIDPIQRLVVPRVLASTFVALLLNGLVCAIGLAGGYVFSVFLQGVNPGAFINGLTVLTGLGELVLAMIKALLFGVVAGLVGCYRGLTVQGGPKGVGIAVNETVVYAFICLFVINVIMTAIGVRVLVR, via the coding sequence TTGATCGAACAGCTCGCGGCGCCGGCCCGGGCGGTGGGCGGTTTCTTCGAGATGTCCATCGACACTTTCGTCAAGATCTTTCGGCGGCCGTTCCAGTTCCGGGAGTTCCTCGACCAGACGTGGATGATCGCGCGGGTTTCGCTCATCCCGACACTTCTGGTCGCCATCCCCTTCACGGTCCTGGTGGCGTTCACGCTCAACATCCTGCTACGCGAGATCGGGGCCGCCGACCTGTCGGGTGCCGGCACCGCGTTCGGCACCGTCACCCAGCTGGGACCCGTGGTCACGGTGCTGGTGGTCGCGGGCGCGGGTGCGACGGCGATCTGCGCCGACCTCGGCGCGCGCACCATCCGCGAAGAGATCGATGCGATGCGGGTGCTGGGCATCGATCCGATCCAGCGCCTGGTGGTGCCCCGCGTGTTGGCCTCGACGTTCGTGGCGCTACTCCTCAACGGTCTGGTGTGCGCCATCGGTCTGGCCGGCGGATACGTGTTCTCGGTCTTCCTGCAGGGCGTCAACCCGGGCGCATTCATCAACGGACTCACGGTGCTCACCGGGCTCGGCGAGCTGGTGCTGGCCATGATCAAGGCGCTGCTGTTCGGGGTGGTCGCCGGGCTGGTCGGCTGCTACCGCGGACTGACCGTGCAAGGCGGGCCGAAGGGCGTCGGCATCGCGGTGAACGAGACCGTGGTGTACGCCTTCATCTGCCTGTTCGTGATCAACGTGATCATGACGGCCATCGGCGTCCGGGTGCTGGTGCGGTAG
- a CDS encoding MCE family protein has translation MSRPDSSNPLRTGIFGITVVTCLVLVSFGYSSLPFFPQGKSYEAYFSDAGGITPGNDVNVSGILVGKVSGVALAGDAAKVTFTVDREVRVGDQSMVAIKTDTVLGQKSLSVTPQGAGSSTVIPLGRTTTPYTLNTALQDLGRNVGELDKPRFEQALSTLTDSLRDATPQLRGALDGITNLSRSINARDEALEQLLGHAKRVSDTLAQRAGQVNQIITDGNLLFAALDERRQALSNLIAGIDDVSVQLSGFVNDNRREFGPALEKLTLVMDNLLERREHIGEALRRLPPYATALGEVVGSGPGFQINLFGLPPAPIAEVLLDTYFQPGKLPDSLSDMLRGYISERMIIRPKSP, from the coding sequence ATGAGTAGGCCTGACAGCAGCAATCCGCTTCGCACCGGGATCTTCGGCATAACTGTTGTGACGTGCCTCGTGCTGGTGTCATTCGGCTACAGCAGCCTGCCGTTCTTCCCGCAGGGCAAGTCCTACGAGGCCTACTTCTCCGACGCCGGTGGCATCACGCCCGGCAACGACGTCAACGTCTCGGGCATCTTGGTGGGCAAGGTCAGCGGCGTGGCACTCGCCGGTGACGCCGCGAAGGTCACGTTCACCGTCGACCGCGAGGTGCGGGTCGGGGACCAGTCGATGGTCGCGATCAAGACCGACACCGTCCTCGGCCAGAAGTCGCTCTCGGTGACACCCCAGGGCGCCGGATCTTCCACGGTGATCCCCCTGGGGCGCACCACGACTCCGTACACGTTGAACACCGCGTTGCAGGACCTCGGCCGCAACGTCGGTGAGCTGGACAAGCCGCGGTTCGAGCAGGCGCTGTCGACGCTGACCGACTCGCTGCGCGACGCCACCCCGCAGTTGCGCGGTGCGCTCGACGGGATCACCAACCTGTCGCGGAGCATCAACGCCCGCGACGAGGCACTCGAACAGCTGTTGGGCCACGCCAAGCGGGTCTCGGACACGCTGGCGCAGCGGGCCGGCCAGGTGAACCAGATCATCACCGACGGCAATCTGCTGTTCGCCGCCCTCGACGAGCGGCGTCAGGCACTGAGCAACCTGATCGCCGGAATTGACGATGTGTCCGTACAGCTCTCGGGATTCGTCAACGACAACCGCCGCGAATTCGGCCCCGCGCTGGAGAAGCTCACCCTGGTGATGGACAACCTGTTGGAGCGCCGCGAGCACATCGGTGAGGCGCTGCGCAGGCTGCCGCCGTACGCAACCGCCCTCGGTGAGGTCGTGGGATCGGGCCCCGGGTTCCAGATCAACCTTTTCGGCCTGCCGCCGGCACCCATCGCTGAAGTGCTGCTGGACACCTACTTCCAGCCCGGCAAACTGCCCGACAGCTTGTCCGACATGCTTCGCGGCTACATCTCGGAGCGCATGATCATCAGGCCGAAGTCACCATGA
- a CDS encoding MCE family protein, whose amino-acid sequence MADIEAKRSHVRIAAAILATILVAATVFTYLSYTAAFTSTDTVTVVSPRAGLVMETDAKVKYRGIQIGEVKSIEDAGNQAKLTLAIRSDEMRYIPSNAPVRIAGTTVFGAKAVEFIPPEKAQQTSLRPGAEVQASDVQLEVNTLFQTLTDVLAKIDPINLNATISALAEGLRGNGDDLGSMLAGINYYVQQLNPKLPTLQEDFRKAAEVTDIYGDAGPSIARILDNAPTLSNTIVDQQDNLNTTLLAATGLANNGTATLEPAAENYIAAIQRLRAPLKVAGEYSPVIDCILEGTGSTIDRFAPIIGGIRPGLFVSSNFLPGSPAYTYPESLPIVNASGGPNCRGLPIAPSKQFGGSWYHTPFLVTDNAYVPYQPNTELQFDAPSTLQFLFNGAFAEKDEY is encoded by the coding sequence ATGGCAGATATCGAGGCGAAACGCAGTCACGTCCGCATCGCCGCCGCAATCCTGGCGACGATCCTGGTTGCCGCGACGGTGTTCACCTACCTCTCGTACACGGCCGCATTCACCTCCACCGACACCGTCACCGTCGTCTCGCCCCGCGCGGGCCTGGTCATGGAGACCGACGCCAAGGTGAAGTACCGCGGAATCCAGATCGGCGAGGTCAAATCCATCGAGGACGCCGGGAACCAGGCGAAGCTCACGCTGGCCATCCGGAGCGACGAGATGCGCTACATCCCGTCCAACGCTCCGGTGCGCATCGCGGGCACCACGGTGTTCGGCGCCAAGGCGGTGGAGTTCATCCCGCCGGAGAAGGCGCAGCAGACCTCGTTGCGCCCTGGCGCCGAGGTCCAGGCCTCCGACGTCCAGCTCGAGGTCAACACGCTGTTCCAGACCCTGACGGATGTGCTCGCCAAGATCGACCCGATCAATCTCAACGCGACCATCAGCGCGCTGGCAGAGGGGTTGCGTGGCAACGGTGACGATCTCGGGTCCATGCTGGCCGGGATCAACTATTACGTGCAGCAGCTCAATCCGAAACTGCCCACGCTGCAGGAGGATTTCCGCAAGGCCGCCGAAGTCACCGACATCTATGGCGACGCCGGCCCGAGCATCGCGCGCATCCTCGACAATGCGCCGACGCTCAGCAACACGATCGTGGACCAGCAGGACAACCTGAACACGACTCTGTTGGCCGCCACCGGCCTGGCCAACAACGGCACCGCGACGTTGGAACCGGCCGCCGAGAACTACATCGCGGCAATTCAGCGGTTGCGGGCGCCGTTGAAGGTCGCCGGTGAGTATTCCCCGGTGATCGACTGCATACTCGAGGGCACCGGCTCCACCATCGACCGGTTCGCTCCCATCATCGGCGGTATCCGGCCCGGCCTGTTCGTGTCGTCGAACTTCCTGCCCGGGTCGCCGGCGTACACGTACCCGGAGAGCCTGCCCATCGTCAACGCTTCCGGCGGTCCCAACTGTCGCGGCCTGCCGATCGCGCCCAGCAAGCAGTTCGGGGGCTCCTGGTATCACACCCCGTTCCTGGTCACCGACAACGCTTACGTGCCGTACCAGCCGAACACCGAACTTCAGTTCGACGCCCCGTCGACACTGCAGTTCTTGTTCAACGGCGCGTTCGCCGAGAAGGACGAATACTGA